One genomic region from Bacillus sp. SLBN-46 encodes:
- a CDS encoding glutamate decarboxylase produces MPQDRKEEVQNDAYEGKGGMSDNPQCLPRHVQRELPHEFSVNPLFAREGELVVPRFHMPDDGMLPETAYQIVHDEIALDGNARLNLATFVSTWMEPAAKDLYAKSFNKNMIDKDEYPQTAAIEERCVRILANLWHSPNPLTTMGVSTTGSSEACMLGGLALKRRWQNARIREGKPADRPNIVFSSAVQVVWEKFANYWEVEPRYVKISPEHPYLDPQGVLAAVDENTIGVVPILGETYTGLYEPIADIAKALDDLQERTGLDIPMHVDAASGGFIAPFLQPDLVWDFQLPRVKSINVSGHKYGLVYPGLGWIIWREAEDLPEDLIFRVSYLGGNMPTFALNFSRPGAQVLLQYYNYLRLGKSGYHDVQRASQKVAQFLSKAIQEMEPFELLSDGSDIPVFAWRLKEGYTVNWNLFDLSRQLRVFGWQVPAYPLPPDMEEVTIMRVVVRNGFSMDLAHMFLMHLKQAVAFLDSLDGPMPHDTKCDNGFHH; encoded by the coding sequence ATGCCACAGGATCGAAAAGAAGAAGTTCAAAACGATGCATACGAAGGAAAAGGGGGCATGTCAGATAATCCACAATGTCTACCGCGTCACGTGCAAAGGGAGCTGCCTCACGAATTTTCTGTGAATCCTCTGTTTGCCCGCGAAGGAGAATTAGTCGTTCCTCGCTTTCACATGCCTGATGATGGCATGTTACCCGAAACAGCGTATCAAATCGTCCATGATGAAATTGCCCTTGATGGCAATGCCCGCCTGAATCTTGCAACATTCGTTAGCACATGGATGGAGCCTGCTGCAAAAGACTTATATGCCAAATCATTCAACAAGAACATGATTGACAAGGATGAATATCCGCAGACAGCCGCAATTGAAGAGCGGTGTGTCCGCATCTTAGCCAACCTCTGGCATTCGCCCAACCCCCTTACGACTATGGGTGTTTCAACAACTGGATCGTCGGAAGCATGTATGCTCGGGGGTCTTGCGTTAAAAAGACGATGGCAAAATGCACGAATAAGAGAAGGGAAGCCGGCGGATCGCCCCAATATCGTGTTCAGTTCTGCTGTTCAAGTCGTTTGGGAAAAATTTGCGAACTATTGGGAGGTCGAACCACGTTATGTGAAGATTAGCCCAGAGCATCCCTATTTGGATCCACAGGGGGTCCTCGCTGCCGTGGATGAAAATACGATAGGTGTGGTACCGATTCTCGGTGAGACTTATACCGGACTTTACGAACCGATTGCTGATATTGCGAAAGCGCTGGACGATTTACAAGAGAGGACGGGCCTCGACATTCCCATGCATGTGGATGCGGCTTCGGGGGGATTTATTGCACCGTTTCTTCAACCAGACTTGGTCTGGGATTTTCAATTACCGAGGGTGAAGTCCATCAATGTATCCGGACATAAATATGGACTAGTCTACCCTGGGCTAGGGTGGATTATTTGGCGAGAAGCGGAGGATCTACCTGAGGACCTCATTTTCCGTGTGTCCTATTTAGGTGGGAACATGCCGACTTTTGCCCTGAATTTCTCTCGTCCCGGTGCACAAGTGCTCCTGCAATATTACAATTACCTGCGTTTAGGAAAAAGTGGGTACCATGATGTGCAAAGGGCTTCTCAGAAAGTCGCTCAATTTCTTAGCAAAGCGATTCAGGAGATGGAACCGTTCGAACTATTGTCCGATGGTTCGGATATTCCGGTTTTCGCTTGGCGTCTGAAAGAGGGATACACAGTAAACTGGAATCTTTTTGATTTGTCTCGACAATTGCGTGTGTTCGGCTGGCAAGTGCCCGCCTATCCATTGCCGCCAGATATGGAAGAGGTGACGATTATGCGCGTTGTGGTTCGAAATGGATTTTCCATGGATCTCGCGCATATGTTTTTGATGCACCTCAAACAGGCCGTTGCCTTTCTGGATTCCCTGGACGGGCCTATGCCACATGATACGAAATGTGATAATGGGTTTCATCACTAA